Proteins co-encoded in one Fusarium fujikuroi IMI 58289 draft genome, chromosome FFUJ_chr06 genomic window:
- a CDS encoding IMP-specific 5'-nucleotidase 1: protein MTTRYRVEYALKTHRRDQFIEWVKGLLAVPFVLYSQPTGVFGDGPSVTQMAEEAHRRYAEIMRDVELMIDDHISRQQDDTMLPSKLRMLIPTAGPFFTRLPLEAAFKYQDRKRYISSRRFVAPSFNDVRQILNSAQSMAVTNGSLQLATFDGDVTLYDDGFNLEPSSPVIPRLLDLLRKNIKIGIVTAAGYTSADRYYERLHGLLDAITESTDLDPIQKQNIVIMGGEANYLFEYSPSSPYKLAPVPRTQWLTPEMASWSDADITRLLDVAEGALRDCVNNLNLPAMIMRKDRAVGIIPKTPGTRIARESLEETVLVVQRILELSSLGSSEERPTKHRPNSPPIPPSVASQSRRVPFCAFNGGNDVFVDIGDKSWGVTVCQQWFGSKENGGAIRGENTLHVGDQFLSAGSNDFKARSVGTTAWIASPAETVELLDELADLMQKKLS, encoded by the exons ATGACCACCCGTTACCGTGTCGAGT ATGCTCTCAAGACACACCGAAGGGACCAATTTATTG AATGGGTCAAGGGTCTTCTAGCTGTCCCTTTCGTTCTCTACTCTCAGCCCACGGGTGTTTTTGGCGATGGACCTAGTGTTACTCAGATGGCCGAAGAGGCTCACCGCCGTTACGCTGAGATTATGCGTGACGTTGAGCTCATGATTGATGATCACA TTAGCCGTCAGCAAGATGATACCATGCTCCCGTCCAAGTTGCGGATGCTGATTCCCACTGCGGGCCCTTTCTTCACCCGCCTGCCCCTGGAAGCAGCTTTCAAGTATCAGGACAGAAAACGGTACATCTCTTCACGAAGATTCGTTGCTCCATCCTTCAACGATGTCAGACAGATCCTCAACTCAGCCCAGTCCATGGCTGTTACGAATGGGTCACTGCAGTTGGCCAcgtttgatggtgatgtgaCCTTGTATGACGATGGGTTCAATCTTGAGCCATCGAGTCCTGTGATTCCCCGTCTCCTCG ACCTCTTACgaaagaacatcaagatcgGTATTGTCACGGCTGCTGGTTACACTTCTGCCGACCGATACTATGAGCGCCTTCATGGATTGCTTGACGCAATTACGGAGTCGACTGATCTGGATCCTATTCAGAAGCAaaacatcgtcatcatgggAGGTGAAGCAAACTACCTGTTTGAGTACTCACCTTCTTCACCCTACAAGCTCGCCCCTGTCCCGCGCACTCAGTGGTTGACACCTGAGATGGCCTCATGGTCGGATGCCGACATTACAAGATTGCTGGATGTTGCCGAAGGGGCCCTTCGCGACTGCGTCAACAACTTGAACCTGCCTGCCATGATCATGCGCAAGGACCGTGCTGTTGGTATTATCCCCAAGACGCCGGGTACTCGCATCGCCCGTGAGAGCCTGGAGGAGACTGTTCTCGTTGTTCAGCGCATCCTGGAGCTCAGTAGTCTCGGATCCAGCGAAGAGCGCCCGACCAAGCACCGACCCAACTCTCCTCCAATTCCACCTTCAGTGGCGAGCCAATCACGCCGCGTGCCATTCTGTGCTTTCAACGGAGGTAATGATGTGTTCGTCGATATCGGTGACAAGAGCTGGGGCGTGACTGTTTGCCAGCAGTGGTTTGGTAGCAAGGAGAATGGTGGCGCCATTCGCGGAGAGAACACACTGCACGTGGGCGATCAATTCCTGAGTGCTGGGTCTAATGACTTCAAGGCGAGAAGTGTTGGAACAACGGCCTGGATCGCAAGCCCAGCCGAGACCGTGGAGCTGCTCGACGAGCTGGCTGATCTGATGCAAAAGAAATTGTCTTGA
- a CDS encoding related to calcium-binding protein caleosin: protein MTESNKLNNDLTESTYVKVCSDHSETQLRQTVTSKYKGEKLSPLQKHVQFWDRDNDGIINPWDVYNGFRELGFGLFFSTGSLLIPIFFSYPTRLGHSWLPDPLFRIYVNDIHKAKHGSDTGIFDFDGNFSPERFEQMFQRFDTSGDRGLNADDLWRLWAKDRCAADPAGWTFAFMEWWTTYVLLQDDGVVKRDDLRACYDGSLFWRIKNERERRSQCMDRKSFGMRNFFASI from the coding sequence ATGACTGAGTCCAACAAACTTAACAACGACCTCACCGAAAGCACATACGTCAAAGTGTGCTCAGATCATAGTGAAACACAGTTAAGACAGACAGTGACCTCTAAATACAAGGGCGAAAAGCTCAGCCCTCTCCAGAAACACGTTCAATTCTGGGACCGCGACAATGACGGCATCATCAACCCATGGGACGTCTACAACGGCTTCCGCGAGCTCGGTttcggcctcttcttctcaaccggctctcttctcatccccaTCTTCTTTTCATATCCAACACGGCTCGGTCATAGTTGGCTCCCTGACCCCTTGTTCCGCATCTACGTCAATGACATCCACAAGGCCAAGCATGGCTCTGATACAGGCATCTTCGACTTTGATGGAAACTTCAGCCCCGAGAGATTCGAGCAGATGTTTCAGAGGTTCGATACATCAGGCGATAGAGGCTTGAATGCCGATGACCTGTGGAGATTATGGGCGAAGGATCGTTGTGCAGCAGATCCAGCTGGTTGGACCTTTGCTTTCATGGAGTGGTGGACAACATATGTGCTTCTCCAAGATGACGGGGTTGTGAAAAGGGATGACCTGAGAGCCTGTTATGACGGAAGCCTGTTTTGGAGGATTAAGAACGAAAGAGAGAGACGCAGTCAGTGCATGGACAGAAAGAGCTTTGGCATGAGAAACTTCTTTGCTTCAATCTAG